The DNA sequence GCGCGGCTGGCCGCGCACGGGGTCGGCCCGGACGTCCCGGTGGGCTTGCGGATGGACCGCTCGATCGACCTGATCGTCGGCCTGGTCGCGATCCTCAAGGCGGGCGGCGCGTTCGTCCCGATCGAGACCGACGCGCCCGAACCGCGGGTGCTCGGCATCCTCGGCGACGCGCGTTCCCCGGTCTGCCTGATCGACGAAGGCGCACCGGCCCCGGACAGCACCGAGGTCGTCTTCCTCGAAGTGTCCGGCTTGGACGGTGACGCACCGGAGCTGCCGGACACCACGCACCCGGACAACCTGGTGTCGATCTACTACACCTCGGGCTCCACCGGGAAACCGAAGGGCGTCGCCAGCACCCACCGCGGCTGGGTCAACCGGCTGCGCTGGCACCAGGACACCTACCGGCTCCAGCCGGGCGAGGCCGTCCTGCAGAAGACGACGCTGGTGTTCGACGACGCCGCCGTGGAATGCCTGTGGCCGCTCGTCGTCGGCGGCCGGGTCGCGCTGATCCCGCCGGGCCTGCACCGCGACCCGGCCGCGATCCTCGAAGGTGCGCTCCGGCACCGGGTGGTCAACCTGCAGTTCGTGCCGAGCATGCTGACGCTGTTCCTGGAGCAGCTGACCCCGGCCGACCGCGCCGCCCTCAAGCCGCTGCGCAACGTCATCACCAGCGGCGAGGCGCTCCAGCCGGAACTGCTGAAGCTGTTCTTCGACCGCCTGGGCGAGCACGCGACCCTGCACAACCAGTGGGGCGCCACCGAGGTCTCGATCGACTCGACGATGCGCGAGTGCCTCCGGTCCGATGTGGACGGAGCGGGTTCGGTGAGCGTCGGCTCGCCGATCGCCAACAACCGGATCCACGTCCTCGACGAGCACCTGCGGCCGGTCCCGGTCGGCGTCCCCGGCGACCTGTTCATCGGCGGCGTCGGCCTGGCCCGCGGCTACCTCGGCGACCCGGTCAAGACGGCGTCGGCGTTCCTCGCCAGCCCGTTCGACCCGGGTGAGCGGCTCTACCGCACCGGCGACCGCGGCCTGCGCACCCCCGACGGCGCGCTGACCTTCCTCGGCCGCCAGGACTCGCAGGTCAAGATCCGCGGCATCCGCGTCGAGCCCGGCGAGGTCGAGCAGGTCCTCCTGGAGCTGCCCGGCGTGCGCGAAGCCGCGGTCACGGTGTGGCAGCCGGTGCCGGGGGACAAGCGGCTCGCCGGGTACGTGACCCCGCAGGCCGGCGTCACGCTCACCGAAGGCGAGATCCGCGAACAGCTGCGCGAGCGGCTGCCGGTGTACCTCGTGCCCACGGCGCTGAGCGTGCTGCCCGAGTTCCCGACCACCACGAGCGGCAAGATCGACCGCAAGGCGCTGCCCGCGCCGGCCGCGGCCGGCGCCGAGTACCGCGCCCCGGAAGGACCAGTGGCGGAACTGGTGGCGGCGGTGCTGGGGACCGTCCTCGGGGTCGAGCGGGTCGGCGCGGACGACAACTTCTTCGACCTGGGCGGGCACTCCCTGCTGGGCGTGCGGGTGGTCGCCGAGCTGCGCAAGCGGCTCTCGGCGGACATCCCGATCCGGCTGATCTTCGACTCGCCCACGGTCGCGGAGCTCGCCGGCGCGGTCGCCCGCGCCACCAAGCGCGAGTTCGAGGCCATCCCGAAGCGCCCCGACGGCCCGGCGCCCCTGGCCGGGGTGCAGACCGGCATGTGGCTGGCCGACCGGATGGCACCCTCGAGCGCGGAGTACCTGGTGCCCAACGCGGTCCGCCTCCGCGGCCCGCTGGACGTCGACGCCCTCGCCGCCGCCCTGACGAAGCTGGTCGAGCGGCACGAGGTCCTGCGCACCCGGTTCGTGGAGCTCGACGGCGAGCCCCGGCAGGTCGTCGACCCGGCCGGGCCCGTCCCGCTGCCGGTCACCGAGATCGACGCGATCGAGCCGTTCCTGGCGGTGCGGGGCGTCGACCTCACCACCGGGCCGGTGTTCGCCGCCGCCCTCGGGCGCTTGGCCGAGGACGACCACGTGCTGCTCCTGTCGGCGCACCACATCGTCCTCGACGGCTGGTCGGAAGGCGTCCTCGCCGAGGAGCTGCGTGACCTCTACGCGGGCGCCGAGCTGCCGCCGCTGCCGGTGCAGTACGCCGACGTCGCGGCCTGGTCCCAGCCGACCGAAGCGGACGTCGAGTTCTGGCGGACGCAGCTGGCCGGCGTGCCGCAGGTCGTCCAGCTGCCGATCGACCGGCCGCGGCCGCCGGTGCGCGACCCCCGCGGCGCGCGGTACGAGTTCACCGTGCCCGCGGAGCTGGCCGCCCGGCTCGGCGAGGTCGGCGCGCAGGCACGGGCGAGCCTGTTCATGACGCTGCTCGCCGGGTTCCAGGTGCTCGTCTCGCGGCACACCGGGCTGCGGGAGTTCGCGATCGGCAGCCCGGTCGCCGGCCGGGACCACCCCGACACCGAGCGGCTGATCGGCCAGTTCGTCAACACCCTCGCCCTGCGCGCGGACCTGACCGGCTCGCCCGGCTTCACCGAGCTGCTCGGCCGGGTCCGGGAGACGGCGCTGAACTCCTTCAGCCACCAGGAGGTCCCGATCGACCGGGTCGTCGCCGAGCTGCGACCCGACCGCGACCCGAGCCGGAACCCGCTGGTCCAGCTCATGTTCGCGCTGCAGACGGTGTCCGCGGGCGGCTGGGAGTTCGCCGGGCTCGACTGCGAGCCCCTCGGTGTCGAGACCGGCGCGGCCAAGTTCGACCTCGCCATGGTCTTGCGCGAGCAGGCCTCCGGCGAGGTGGGCGGGGTGCTGGAGTACCCGGTCGCGCTGTTCGACGAGGACACGGTCGCCGCGTTCGCCGACCGGTACCTGCGGCTGCTGGCCGGGTTCGCCGCCGACCCGGCGCGTCCGGTCGACCGCGTCCCGATGCTCGACGCGGCCGAGGTCACCGCGGCCGAAGCCGATGCGCCGGGCGGGACGTTCGCCGGGCTCGTCGAGGCCCAGGTGCGGCGGAACCCGGACGCCCCGGCCGTCGTGGCCGGGCCGGACTCGCTGACCTACGGGGAGCTGGACCGGGCGGCCAACCGCCTGGCCCACGCCCTGCGCGAACGCGGGGCCGCTCCGGAAACGGTGGTCGCGCTGCTGCTGCCGCGCTCGGCCGACCTGGTCGTGGCGCAGCTCGCGGTGGTCAAGACCGGAGCCGCGTTCCTCCCGATCGACCCCGGTTACCCCGCCGAGCGCATCCGGTACATGCTCGACGACGCCGATCCGGTGGTGGTGCTGAGGGACCTCGAGATGTCCACAGTGGACGACAGGCCGCCGGCCGTCGAGGTCCGGCCGGAGAACGCGGCGTACGTGATCTACACGTCGGGCTCCACCGGACGGCCGAAGGGGGTCGTGGTCAGCCACGCCGGCCTCGGCACGCTGGTGGCCAACACCATCGCGGCCTACCGGGTCGGCCCGGGCGACCGGGTGCTGCAGTACGTGTCCCCGAGCTTCGACGCGTCGATCCTCGAGCTGTGCGCGTCGCTGATGACCGGCGCCGCACTGGTGGTCACCCCGCCCGGTCCGCTCCTGGGCGACCAGCTGCGGGACGTCCTCGCCGAAGGCCGGGTGACGCACGCGCTGATCCCGCCCGCGGCACTGGCCACCGTGGAGGACCCGGACCTGCCGGACTTCCGGACGGTCGTGGTCGGCGGCGACGTCTGCCCGCCCGAGCTGGTCGCGAAGTGGGCACCGGGCCGCCGGATGCTCAACATGTACGGCCCGACCGAAGCCACCGTCGTGTCCACGGTGTCCGAACCCCTGGTGACCGGCGCTCCGGTGACCATCGGCCGGGCGCTGCGGTACACCAGCGCGTACGTCCTGGACGACCGGCTCCAGCCGGTGCCGCCGGGCGTCGCGGGGGAGCTGTACGTGGCGAGCCCGGGCCTCGCCCGCGGCTACCTCGGGCGGCCGGGGCTCACCGCGAGCCGGTTCGTGGCGAACCCGGCGGGCGGGCGGATGTACCGCACCGGCGACCTCGTCCGCCGGACCCGGGCCGGGGAGCTGCAGTTCCTGGGCCGGACCGACGACCAGGTCAAGATCCGCGGCTTCCGCATCGAACTCGGCGAAGTCGAGTCGGCGCTGCGGGCGCACCCGGCACTGACCGCGGCGGTCGTGCTCGCCAAGCCCGACCCGGCCGGCCAGAAACGCCTGGTCGCCTACGTCGCCGGTGACGTGACGGCCGCGGACCTGCGGGCGTTCCTCGGGCAGCGGCTGCCGGAGCACCTGGTGCCCGGCGCGTTCGTCGTCCTCGACGCGCTGCCGGTCAACGCCAGCGGCAAGCTCGACCGGGCGGCGCTGCCCGAACCGGCCGAGGAAGTCGCGGACTACCTCGCCCCCACCAGTCCCGAGGAACAGCTGATCGCCGACATCTGGAGCGAGGTGCTCGGCGTGCCCCGCGTCGGGCTCGGCGACGACTTCTTCGCCCTCGGCGGGCATTCCGTGCTCGCCGCCAAGGTCCGGATGCGGCTGCAGGCCGCGTTCGGGGTGGACCTCTCCCTGCCCGTGCTGTTCCAGACCACCACGGTCGCCGCGCTCGCCGCCGTGGTCCACACCGAGATCGAGGCCGAGCTCGCCGGCATGTCCGAGCAGGAGCTCCTCGACTCCCTCACCGAGGAGGCCAGCGCATGACCACGTTCGACATCCGCCCCGACGCCGACGCCGAGCGCGCCGCGCGGCTGCGGGCCGCGGTGCTCGCGAAGCGGTTGCGCGGCCGGGCCGCCACGCCGGCCCGGGCGTTCGGCCGGGCCGACCGCGGCGCCCCGCTGCCGCTGTCGGCCGGGCAGCAGCGCCTGTGGTTCCTCGACCGGCTCGACCCGGACAGCGCCGAGTACGCCGTGCCGCTCCTGCTCCGGCTGGAGGGCGCCCTCGACGTCGAGGCGCTCCGGCGGTCGCTCGACGCCTTGGTGGCGCGGCACGAGATCCTGCGCACGACCTACACCGCGGAGGACAACAAGCCGCGCCAGGTGATCGAAGCTCCGGCGCCGGTCGACCTGCCGGTCGTCGAGGGTGACCTGGACACGCTGCTGGCGGAGTACGTCAGCCGCCCGTTCGACCTGGCCGCCGGGCCGGTCTTCCGGGCGCTGCTGGTCCGCGAGGCACCCGAGCGGCACGTGCTCGCCCTGAACGTCCACCACATCGCCTGCGACGGCTGGTCCCTGCCGATCCTGCTGGGCGACCTGCGCAAGCTCTACACCGGCACCGAGCTGCCCCCGGTCGAACTGTCCTATGCGGACTTCGCCGTTTGGGAACAGTCCCGGGTGGACGCCCACACGGCCGACCTCGCGTACTGGAAGGAGCGGCTCGCCGAACTGGAGACTCTGGAGCTGCCCGCGGACCGCCCGCGCCCGGCCCAGCGTGACCACCACGGAGCTTCGGTTCGCTTCACCATCCCCGCGGCCGCCGCCGAGGCGGTACTGAACCAGGGAAAGAACACGGGCGCGACGCCGTTCGTGACGCTGCTCGCCGCCGCGTACGTCGTGCTCGGGCGGCACACCGGCCGCGAGGACATCGCCGTCGGCACCCCGGTCGCCGGGCGCGGCCGGGCCGAGCTGGAGCACATGGTCGGGTTCTTCGTGAACACCGTCGTCGCCCGCGGCGACCTCTCCGGCGACCCGGACTTCACCGCGCTCGCCGACCGCGTCCGCGTGGCCCGGCTGGCCGACCAGGCGCACGAAGACCTGCCGTTCGAGCGGCTGGTGAAGGAACTGGCGCCGGAGCGCGACCTCGCGCACACCCCGGTCGTCCAGGTCATGTTCGCCGTCTACGACGCGTCCGAGGGGGAAGCCGCGCTGGGCGACCTGCGGGTGTCGCCGGTGGACCTCCCGTCGACGACGGCGAAGTTCGACCTGATGATCTCCTTCGTCCGCCAGGCCGACGGGTCGGTCGAAGGCGTGCTGGAGTACGCGACCGCGTTGTTCGACGAGGTCCGGATGGCGCGCATGGGCGAGCACTTCGTCCGGCTGTTCACGGAGCTGGCCGCCCGCCCCGGCGCCCGGCTGTCCGAAGTGCACGTCCTCGGCGCGGACGAACGGGAACTGCTGCTGGGGAAGTGGAACGACACCGCCGAGCCCTACCTGCGCGGCACCGTGCACGGCCGGATCGCCGCGCAGGCCGCGTCCGCCCCGGACGCGATCGCCGTCCGCTGCGGCCGCACCGAGCTGACCTACGCCGAGCTGGAAGCCCGTGCGACCCGGCTGGCCCAGCGGCTGCGCGCCCACGGCGTCGGCGTCGAAACCCCGGTCGGCGTGCTCTGCGAACGCGGCCCGCTGCTGCTGCCGGTGCTGCTGGCCGTCCTCAAGACCGGCGGCCACTACATCCCGCTCGACCCGGCCTACCCGCAGGACCGCAAGGAGTACATGCTCCGCCAGGCCGGCGCCCGCGTCCTCGTCACCACCCGCCGGTACGCCGGGGCGGACCTCGGCGAGATCAAGCTGCTGGCCGACGAGCCGGTCGCCGACGACCCGGTGCCGTGGACGGACCCGGTCGTCGACCCGGAAAACCTCGCCTACGTCATCTACACCTCCGGCTCGACCGGCCGCCCCAAGGGCGTCCAGATCAGCCACCGCGGGGTGCTGCACTACCTGGACTGGTGCCGCCAGGCCTACCGCGCCGACGAGGGCGACGGCGCCCCGGTGCACTCGTCGCTCGCCTTCGACCTCACCGTCACCGGGCTGTTCCTGCCGCTGCTGTGCGGCACGACGGTGACGCTGGTGCCGGAGGACGAGCACCCGGTGGCGGGCCTCGCGGACGTGCTGTCGAGCGGGCGGAAGTTCAGCTTCGTCAAGCTCACCCCGGCCCACCTCGAACCGCTGCGCCGCTGCCTCGCCCCGGAAGCCGCGGCGGCGGCCGCGCACCTGGTCGTCGGCGGCGAGCAGCTCACCGCGGAAGCGCTGGAGTTCTGGCGCGAGCACGCCCCCGACGTCGTGGTGGCCAACGAATACGGCCACACCGAGACGTCGGTGGCGAACGTGATCAACCTGCTGCCCGCCGCCGAGTGCGTCAGCACGCCGATCCCGGTCGGCCGCCCGATCTGGAACACCGAGGTCTACCTCCTCGACGAGCACCTGCGGCCGGTCCCGGTCGGTGTCACCGGCGAGCTGTACGCCGGTGGTGCGGGGGTGGCCCGCGGGTTCGCCGGCAACCCCGGCCTGACCGCGGCTAAGTACGTGGCCAACCCGTTCGGCCCCGGCCGCCTCTACCGCAGCGGCGACCTCGCCCGCTACCTGCCGGACGGGCGCCTGGAGTTCGTCGGCCGCACCGACCACCAGGTCAAGGTGCGCGGCTACCGGATCGAGCTGGGCGAGATCGAGGCCGCGCTGGTCGGCGGCCCCGGCGTCACCGAGGCGGTCGCGGTGGTCCGCGACGGCGCGCTCGCCGGGTACGTCGCCCCGTCCACCGTGGACGCCGACGCCCTGCGGGCGCACCTGTCCGAGCGGCTGCCGGAGTACATGGTCCCGGCGACGCTGACCACTTTGGCCACCCTGCCGCTGACGTCCAACGGCAAGGTCGACCGGGTCGCGCTGCCCGCCCCGGACGCCGCACCGGTGTCGACGTCCGGGGTGCTCCCGCGCGACGAGCTGGAGATGGCGCTGGCCAAGCTGTGGGAGGACCTGCTCGGCCGCCGCGTCGGCGTCACCGACGGCTTCTTCGACGTCGGCGGGCACTCGCTGCTGGCGGTCGTGCTGGTGGACCGGATCAAGGCCGAGCTGGGCGCGACCGTCGGGCTGGCCGAGGTGTTCCGCGCCCCGACGGTCCGGGCGCTGGCCGACCTCATCCGCGCCGGGGAAAGCGCCGGGGGACTGGTCGTCCCGCTCTCGCCGGGCCGCGCGGGCGTCGCACCGCTGTTCCTGCTGCCGCCGACCGCCGGGAGCCCGTTCCCGTACCTGCAGCTGGTGGCCGAGCTGGACCCGGCGCTGCCGGTGTTCGGTCTGCAGGCACCCGGGTTCGCGCCCGGCGAAGACCCGGTCCACACCATCGAGGAGCTGGCCGCGGCGTTCGTCGCGGACCTCCTGCCGGTGGCGGGGGACCGGCCGATCCGGCTCGCGGGCTGGTCCCAGGGCGGCTCGGTCGCCTTCGAAATGGCCGCCCAGCTGGAAAAAGCGGGCCGGGCCGTCGAGCACCTGTGCGTCATCGACGCCACCGTGCTCGGCGTCGACGACTACGGCAACCCGCTGCCGGAGGTCGACACCA is a window from the Amycolatopsis sp. cg9 genome containing:
- a CDS encoding amino acid adenylation domain-containing protein is translated as MTTFDIRPDADAERAARLRAAVLAKRLRGRAATPARAFGRADRGAPLPLSAGQQRLWFLDRLDPDSAEYAVPLLLRLEGALDVEALRRSLDALVARHEILRTTYTAEDNKPRQVIEAPAPVDLPVVEGDLDTLLAEYVSRPFDLAAGPVFRALLVREAPERHVLALNVHHIACDGWSLPILLGDLRKLYTGTELPPVELSYADFAVWEQSRVDAHTADLAYWKERLAELETLELPADRPRPAQRDHHGASVRFTIPAAAAEAVLNQGKNTGATPFVTLLAAAYVVLGRHTGREDIAVGTPVAGRGRAELEHMVGFFVNTVVARGDLSGDPDFTALADRVRVARLADQAHEDLPFERLVKELAPERDLAHTPVVQVMFAVYDASEGEAALGDLRVSPVDLPSTTAKFDLMISFVRQADGSVEGVLEYATALFDEVRMARMGEHFVRLFTELAARPGARLSEVHVLGADERELLLGKWNDTAEPYLRGTVHGRIAAQAASAPDAIAVRCGRTELTYAELEARATRLAQRLRAHGVGVETPVGVLCERGPLLLPVLLAVLKTGGHYIPLDPAYPQDRKEYMLRQAGARVLVTTRRYAGADLGEIKLLADEPVADDPVPWTDPVVDPENLAYVIYTSGSTGRPKGVQISHRGVLHYLDWCRQAYRADEGDGAPVHSSLAFDLTVTGLFLPLLCGTTVTLVPEDEHPVAGLADVLSSGRKFSFVKLTPAHLEPLRRCLAPEAAAAAAHLVVGGEQLTAEALEFWREHAPDVVVANEYGHTETSVANVINLLPAAECVSTPIPVGRPIWNTEVYLLDEHLRPVPVGVTGELYAGGAGVARGFAGNPGLTAAKYVANPFGPGRLYRSGDLARYLPDGRLEFVGRTDHQVKVRGYRIELGEIEAALVGGPGVTEAVAVVRDGALAGYVAPSTVDADALRAHLSERLPEYMVPATLTTLATLPLTSNGKVDRVALPAPDAAPVSTSGVLPRDELEMALAKLWEDLLGRRVGVTDGFFDVGGHSLLAVVLVDRIKAELGATVGLAEVFRAPTVRALADLIRAGESAGGLVVPLSPGRAGVAPLFLLPPTAGSPFPYLQLVAELDPALPVFGLQAPGFAPGEDPVHTIEELAAAFVADLLPVAGDRPIRLAGWSQGGSVAFEMAAQLEKAGRAVEHLCVIDATVLGVDDYGNPLPEVDTSDPLAWFGEAVLKLAPGAADTLDEMLAEARDRGMVSEVAGNAVVEQMARVYLAGKDAVEAYRCRAVVDTGIHLITSTGTHPVKGRPEVRPESWRARTRGELTVTPVPGHHWDMVEPPHVAELARAVLAGLPVTADE